In Saccopteryx leptura isolate mSacLep1 chromosome 11, mSacLep1_pri_phased_curated, whole genome shotgun sequence, the following proteins share a genomic window:
- the LOC136383105 gene encoding histone H2B type 1-C/E/F/G/I, with protein MPEPAKSAPAPKKGSKKAVTKAQKKDGKKRKRSRKESYSVYVYKVLKQVHPDTGISSKAMGIMNSFVNDIFERIAGEASRLAHYNKRSTITSREIQTAVRLLLPGELAKHAVSEGTKAVTKYTSSK; from the coding sequence ATGCCTGAGCCAGCCAAGTCCGCGCCCGCCCCGAAGAAGGGCTCCAAGAAGGCGGTGACCAAGGCGCAGAAGAAGGACGGCAAGAAGCGCAAGCGCAGCCGTAAGGAGAGCTACTCGGTGTACGTGTACAAGGTGCTGAAGCAGGTGCACCCCGACACCGGCATCTCGTCCAAGGCCATGGGCATCATGAACTCCTTCGTCAACGACATCTTCGAGCGCATCGCGGGCGAGGCGTCGCGCCTGGCGCATTATAATAAGCGCTCGACCATCACGTCCCGGGAGATCCAGACGGCCGTGCGCCTGCTGCTGCCCGGGGAGCTGGCCAAGCACGCCGTGTCCGAGGGCACCAAGGCCGTCACCAAGTACACCAGCTCCAAATAG
- the LOC136382959 gene encoding histone H1.3-like, which produces MSETAPAVPPATATEKTPVKKKARKSTGAAKRKVSGPPVSELITKAVGASKERSGVSLAALKKALAAEGYDVEKNNSRIKLGLKSLVSKGTLVQTKGTGASGSFKLNKKASSGETKKAGAAKPKKAAGATKKAAGLAKPKKNAKKTPKKGKKPAAAAGAKKVAKSPKVKAAKPKKAAKSPAKGKASKPKAAKAKSTKAKKAAPKKK; this is translated from the coding sequence ATGTCCGAAACCGCACCTGCCGTGCCTCCTGCTACGGCAACGGAGAAGACACCGGTGAAGAAGAAGGCCCGCAAGTCCACCGGTGCTGCCAAGCGCAAGGTGTCCGGGCCGCCGGTGTCCGAGCTCATCACCAAAGCCGTGGGCGCTTCCAAGGAGCGCAGCGGCGTCTCGCTGGCCGCGCTCAAGAAGGCGCTGGCGGCCGAGGGCTACGACGTGGAGAAGAACAACAGCCGCATCAAGCTGGGCCTCAAGAGCCTGGTGAGCAAGGGCACCCTGGTGCAGACCAAGGGCACCGGCGCCTCGGGCTCCTTCAAGCTCAACAAGAAGGCCTCCTCCGGGGAGACCAAGAAGGCGGGCGCGGCCAAACCCAAGAAGGCTGCTGGGGCGACCAAAAAGGCTGCTGGGTTGGCCAAACCCAAGAAAAACGCCAAGAAGACCccgaagaaggggaagaagccagcggcagctgcaggagccaagaAAGTGGCCAAGAGTCCGAAGGTGAAAGCAGCCAAGCCCAAGAAGGCAGCTAAAAGTCCAGCTAAGGGTAAAGCATCTAAACCCAAGGCGGCCAAGGCAAAATCTACCAAGGCCAAGAAGGCTGCCCCCAAAAAGAAGTAA
- the LOC136383231 gene encoding histone H2A type 1: protein MSGRGKQGGKARAKAKTRSSRAGLQFPVGRVHRLLRKGNYAERVGAGAPVYLAAVLEYLTAEILELAGNAARDNKKTRIIPRHLQLAIRNDEELNKLLGKVTIAQGGVLPNIQAVLLPKKTESHHKAKGK from the coding sequence ATGTCTGGGCGCGGAAAACAAGGCGGCAAAGCGCGCGCAAAGGCCAAGACTCGCTCTTCACGGGCTGGACTCCAGTTTCCAGTCGGCCGAGTTCATCGTTTGCTCCGTAAAGGCAATTATGCCGAGCGGGTCGGAGCCGGTGCGCCCGTGTACCTGGCGGCCGTGCTGGAGTACCTGACGGCCGAGATCCTGGAGCTGGCTGGCAACGCGGCCCGCGACAACAAGAAGACGCGCATCATCCCGCGCCACCTGCAGCTGGCCATCCGCAACGACGAGGAGCTCAACAAGCTGCTGGGCAAAGTGACCATCGCGCAGGGCGGCGTCCTGCCCAACATCCAAGCCGTGCTGCTGCCCAAGAAGACCGAGAGCCACCACAAGGCCAAGGGCAAGTAA
- the LOC136383224 gene encoding histone H4 encodes MSGRGKGGKGLGKGGAKRHRKVLRDNIQGITKPAIRRLARRGGVKRISGLIYEETRGVLKVFLENVIRDAVTYTEHAKRKTVTAMDVVYALKRQGRTLYGFGG; translated from the coding sequence ATGTCTGGTCGTGGTAAAGGCGGGAAGGGACTCGGCAAAGGGGGCGCCAAGCGCCACCGCAAGGTGCTGCGCGACAACATCCAGGGCATCACCAAGCCCGCCATCCGGCGCCTGGCCCGGCGCGGCGGCGTCAAGCGCATCTCTGGGCTCATCTACGAGGAGACCCGCGGGGTGCTCAAAGTGTTCCTGGAGAACGTGATCCGGGACGCCGTCACCTACACTGAGCACGCCAAGCGCAAGACGGTCACGGCCATGGACGTGGTCTACGCGCTCAAGCGCCAGGGCCGCACCCTCTACGGCTTCGGCGGCTGA
- the LOC136383232 gene encoding histone H2B type 1-C/E/F/G/I codes for MPEPAKSAPAPKKGSKKAVTKAQKKDGKKRKRSRKESYSVYVYKVLKQVHPDTGISSKAMGIMNSFVNDIFERIAGEASRLAHYNKRSTITSREIQTAVRLLLPGELAKHAVSEGTKAVTKYTSSK; via the coding sequence ATGCCCGAGCCCGCCAAATCCGCTCCCGCCCCGAAGAAGGGCTCTAAGAAGGCGGTGACCAAGGCGCAGAAGAAGGACGGCAAGAAACGCAAGCGCAGTCGCAAGGAGAGCTACTCCGTGTACGTGTACAAGGTGCTGAAGCAGGTGCACCCCGACACCGGCATCTCGTCCAAGGCCATGGGTATCATGAACTCGTTCGTCAACGACATCTTCGAGCGTATCGCGGGCGAGGCGTCGCGCCTGGCGCATTACAACAAGCGCTCGACCATCACGTCCCGGGAGATCCAGACGGCCGTGCGCCTGCTGCTGCCCGGGGAGCTGGCCAAGCACGCCGTGTCCGAGGGCACCAAGGCCGTCACCAAGTACACCAGCTCCAAGTAG
- the LOC136383230 gene encoding histone H3.1: protein MARTKQTARKSTGGKAPRKQLATKAARKSAPATGGVKKPHRYRPGTVALREIRRYQKSTELLIRKLPFQRLVREIAQDFKTDLRFQSSAVMALQEACEAYLVGLFEDTNLCAIHAKRVTIMPKDIQLARRIRGERA, encoded by the coding sequence ATGGCTCGGACTAAGCAGACAGCGCGAAAATCCACTGGTGGCAAAGCCCCACGCAAGCAACTGGCCACCAAGGCGGCCCGCAAGAGCGCGCCCGCCACCGGCGGCGTCAAGAAGCCGCACCGCTACCGGCCCGGCACGGTGGCCCTGCGCGAGATCCGCCGCTACCAGAAGTCCACCGAGCTGCTGATCCGCAAGCTGCCCTTCCAGCGCCTGGTGCGCGAGATCGCGCAGGATTTTAAGACCGATCTGCGCTTCCAGAGCTCGGCCGTGATGGCGCTGCAGGAGGCGTGCGAGGCGTACCTGGTGGGGCTGTTCGAGGACACTAACCTGTGCGCCATCCACGCCAAGCGCGTGACCATCATGCCCAAGGACATCCAGCTCGCGCGCCGCATCCGCGGGGAGAGGGCGTAA